The Chitinophagales bacterium genome has a segment encoding these proteins:
- a CDS encoding ATP-binding cassette domain-containing protein: protein MSVKVNNLTKIFNEQKAVNAISFEVNKGEILGFLGPNGAGKSTTMKMLTSYIVPTNGSATICGHDVVSDALESRKKIGYLSEGNPLYYNMYVKEFLAFSAQLNGIKDNIDQKIKMQIDVVGLGKEQHKKIGELSKGYKQRVGLAQALIHNPEVLILDEPTSGLDPNQLVDIRNLIKDLGKEKTIIFSTHIMQEVQAVCDRIIIINNGTIVANDAKSNILNQLNGEVSIKASFVDKININTLKQIASVSSVETISNNSYILKGNDSLHIRKALFALAVAQNNVLIELKEEQQSLEHTFQMLTKN, encoded by the coding sequence ATGTCGGTAAAGGTAAACAATCTTACTAAAATATTTAATGAACAGAAAGCAGTAAATGCTATTTCTTTTGAAGTAAACAAAGGCGAAATATTAGGTTTTCTTGGTCCAAATGGTGCTGGAAAATCTACTACAATGAAAATGTTAACGAGTTATATTGTTCCTACAAATGGTAGTGCTACTATATGTGGACATGATGTAGTAAGTGATGCTTTAGAGTCGAGAAAAAAGATAGGTTATTTATCAGAAGGAAATCCTTTGTACTACAATATGTATGTAAAAGAGTTTTTGGCTTTTTCTGCACAACTCAATGGCATTAAAGATAATATCGACCAAAAAATAAAAATGCAAATCGATGTTGTTGGATTAGGCAAAGAGCAACACAAAAAAATTGGCGAACTATCTAAAGGTTACAAACAAAGAGTTGGTTTAGCACAAGCACTCATTCACAATCCAGAAGTTTTAATTTTAGATGAACCAACATCTGGTTTAGATCCAAATCAGTTAGTCGATATTAGAAATCTAATTAAAGATTTAGGCAAAGAGAAAACCATTATTTTTTCTACACATATCATGCAAGAAGTACAAGCCGTTTGCGATAGAATTATCATTATTAATAATGGAACAATAGTAGCTAATGATGCTAAGAGCAATATCTTAAATCAATTAAATGGTGAAGTGAGTATTAAAGCATCATTTGTAGATAAAATAAATATAAATACATTAAAACAGATTGCAAGTGTAAGTAGTGTTGAAACTATTTCTAACAATTCGTATATATTAAAAGGAAATGATAGTTTACACATTAGAAAAGCATTGTTTGCTCTTGCAGTAGCACAAAATAATGTATTGATTGAATTGAAAGAAGAACAACAAAGTTTAGAACATACTTTTCAAATGCTTACTAAAAATTAA
- a CDS encoding DUF2807 domain-containing protein: MKTILSSILILLLTCTLKQVQAQTVQKNITISNFSKIQVSDAVTVVLTKGTTPKCVVEADAKNIEQINIQSNSDKLVIKRKENLKINNGSIKVYITYVSINEIMASGASTISSDAISSNELLINFSGASKGKLDINTQWTSLVCSGASSVDIKGKTQKFNLKCSGASTVNTFSLLAENVISDISGASTVKLNAIKKLEIDASGASAVNYKQNATVQVQKSISGASSVKAIK, encoded by the coding sequence ATGAAAACAATTTTAAGTTCAATTTTGATATTATTGCTTACTTGTACTCTTAAGCAAGTTCAAGCACAAACAGTACAAAAAAATATAACTATTAGTAATTTTTCTAAGATACAAGTAAGCGATGCTGTTACTGTTGTTTTAACTAAAGGTACTACACCAAAATGTGTTGTAGAAGCAGATGCAAAAAATATTGAACAAATCAATATACAATCTAATAGTGATAAATTGGTGATTAAAAGAAAAGAAAATTTAAAAATTAATAATGGTAGTATTAAAGTATATATTACTTATGTAAGTATAAATGAAATTATGGCAAGTGGTGCAAGTACTATTAGTTCTGATGCAATTAGCTCCAATGAATTATTAATAAATTTTAGTGGTGCAAGCAAAGGTAAATTAGATATTAACACACAATGGACAAGCTTAGTTTGTTCTGGTGCAAGTAGTGTAGATATTAAAGGAAAAACACAGAAATTCAACTTAAAATGTTCTGGTGCTTCTACAGTAAATACTTTTAGTTTATTAGCCGAAAATGTAATTTCTGATATTAGTGGAGCAAGTACTGTTAAACTAAATGCCATTAAAAAATTAGAGATAGATGCAAGTGGTGCTAGTGCTGTAAACTATAAACAAAATGCAACAGTACAAGTACAGAAAAGTATTAGTGGAGCAAGTTCTGTTAAAGCAATTAAATAA
- a CDS encoding CoA pyrophosphatase, whose protein sequence is METNFTSFCSAFEASFKKQIPGKKGQQPLKPYLKISKNLPSPKGIHAKKAAVMALLIERQNEPHIVLIERSSYDGVHSKQIAFPGGKVEMNDASYLDTALRETKEEIGIDKQAISVIGSLTEVYVLASNFLVFPFVGYINQPVNYIKDTNEVNEILEIPISDFLQPKLIKEKQMKSAFGLNLMAPYYDIQNKIIWGATAMMLSEISFIVKNIDDYKKYLKY, encoded by the coding sequence TTGGAAACTAATTTTACATCTTTTTGTAGTGCCTTTGAAGCATCATTCAAAAAGCAAATTCCTGGAAAAAAAGGACAGCAGCCGTTAAAACCTTATTTAAAGATTAGTAAAAATTTACCTTCTCCTAAAGGCATTCATGCAAAAAAGGCAGCAGTAATGGCATTGCTAATTGAAAGGCAAAACGAACCACATATTGTTCTAATAGAAAGAAGCTCGTACGATGGTGTACACAGTAAACAAATTGCATTTCCTGGTGGAAAAGTAGAAATGAATGATGCTTCTTATTTAGATACTGCTTTACGAGAGACTAAAGAGGAAATTGGTATTGATAAACAAGCGATATCAGTAATTGGAAGTTTAACCGAAGTGTATGTATTGGCTAGTAATTTTTTAGTATTTCCTTTTGTTGGATATATCAATCAACCAGTAAATTATATTAAAGATACTAATGAAGTAAATGAAATTTTAGAAATACCTATTAGCGATTTTCTACAACCTAAGTTGATAAAAGAAAAACAAATGAAAAGTGCTTTTGGCTTAAATTTAATGGCACCATATTACGATATTCAAAATAAAATTATTTGGGGAGCAACGGCTATGATGTTGAGTGAGATTAGTTTTATTGTGAAGAATATTGATGATTATAAAAAATATTTAAAGTATTAG